One region of Rhizoctonia solani chromosome 9, complete sequence genomic DNA includes:
- a CDS encoding UBX (ubiquitin regulatory X) domain protein produces MSDPNNSGGNTLGGGSGEPLPPEWAARSGGSGGGGRGGGAGRLGRIGDWGGTNTGGFATLRDVASSAPPPPSRRPPEDDDDEEEDDGQPANLYTGGEHSGLSVQNPDTARRSGPPNLVRDIFKKAAEGSSSNAAAAPSEEPRSSIFSGGGHTLGSDEIESTYIPDPNAQTARPEDDDEVAIREITFWRDGFSIADGPLLKYDDPANQAILSAINSGSAPPSVLNVRVGQPVELRSGNRLGAPAPSGEASGSGSGSTSMPGTFANSEPEAIRTMFEVDNSQPTTSIQVRLADGTRLTCRMNLTHTVGDIRSFINASTPGAASRPYTIGTTFPNRILEDPSQTVEAAGIKGSVVVQRWMVEGIYRIYWPLIYTSFDVEAIMKNVIVGRLYVHGMLSSEKQDDPLMRMDSAQELTYLVERRGVPPELNAYYVNRRRYVSKCEFGHLERELMEFGLLGTSSWYVVRDFVAEFGLGEEVLTVESQEVPGAYGAGVEHGYALTTHCVLFGISGCAYGAGVEHGYALTTHCVLFGISVGAYGAGAEDGYALTTHCVLFGISAGAYGAGVEDGYALTTHCVLFGILAGAYGAGVEHGYALTTHCVLFGILAGAYGAGVEDGYALTTQCVLFGILACAYGAGAEDGYALTTHCVLFGISGCAYGAGVEHGYALTTHCVLFGISVGAYGAGVEHGYALTTHCVLFGISVGAYGAGVEHGYALTTHCVLFGILVGAYGAGVEDGYALTTHCVLFGISVGAYGAGVEHGYALTTHCVLFGISVGAYGAGVEHGYALTTHCVLFGISGGAYGAGVEDGYALTTHCVLFGILVGAYGAGVEDGYALTTHCVLFGILVGAYGAGVEDGYALTTHCVLFGISVGAYGAGVEHGYALTTHCVLFGISGCAYGAGVEHGYALTTHCVLFGISVGAYGAGAEDGYALTTYCVLFGILAGAYGAGVEHGYALTTHCVLFGILAGAYGAGVEHGYALTTHCVLFGILAGAYGAGVEHGYALTTHCVLFGILACAYGAGVEHGYALTTHCVLFGILEGAYGAGVEDGYALTTHCVLFGISGGAYGAGAEDGYALTTHCVLFGILAGAYGAGVEHGYALTTHCVLFGILACAYGAGAEDGYALTTHCVLFGISGCAYGAGVEDGYALTTHCVLFGILAGAYGAGVEHGYALTTHCVLFGILACAYGAGVEDGYALTTHCVLFGISVGAYGAGVEDGYALTTHCVLFGISGGAYGAGVEDAYALTTHCTVRHLSGYVEYDHAFHKLMGKHLASKMEVRTFLTVCTNAC; encoded by the exons ATGTCTGATCCAAATAACTCTGGTGGAAACACACTTGGAGGCGGTTCTGGCGAGCCTCTGCCTCCCGAATGGGCTGCTCGCAGCGGAGGGTCAGGTGGGGGTGGTAGAGGAGGTGGAGCGGGGAGACTAGGAAGGATCGGAGACTGGGGAGGAACTAATAC GGGTGGATTTGCCACCCTCCGCGATGTTGCCTCGTCCGCCCCTCCGCCACCTTCTCGTAGACCACCGGAGGATGATGacgacgaggaggaagacgACGGCCAACCAGCTAATCTCTACACTGGAGGAGAGCATTCCGGTCTCTCTGTCCAGAACCCAGACACGGCTCGGCGATCCGGTCCACCTAATCTCGTTCGAGATATATTCAAAAAGGCCGCCGAGGGATCGAGCTCGAACGCTGCAGCAGCACCCAGCGAAGAACCAAGGTCGAGTATATTCTCTGGAGGAGGGCATACATTGGGCAGCGACGAAATCGAATCGACATATATCCCCGATCCAAATGCGCAGACCGCCAGGCCGGAAGACGAC GACGAAGTAGCGATCCGTGAAATCACCTTTTGGCGGGACGGATTCAGCATTGCAGACGGTCCGCTCCTCAAATACGACGACCCGGCAAACCAAGCGATCCTCAGCGCTATCAATTCAGGCTCGGCTCCTCCTTCCGTGTTGAACGTCCGGGTCGGCCAACCGGTCGAACTGC GGTCTGGGAATCGACTGGGTGCGCCAGCTCCGTCGGGAGAGGCATCCGGGTCTGGGTCTGGATCGACATCGATGCCTGGCACGTTTGCGAACTCTGAGCCCGAGGCGATTCGAACCATGTTCGAGGTCGACAACTCGCAGCCGACGACAAGCATACAGGTTCGACTTGCGGATGGAACACG GCTTACATGTCGTATGAATTTGACTCATACGGTTGGGGACATCCGAAGCTTCATCAATGC GTCTACTCCCGGAGCCGCGTCCCGTCCGTACACCATCGGAACGACCTTTCCTAATCGTATACTCGAAGACCCATCGCAAACGGTGGAAGCAGCTGGAATCAAGGGAAGCGTGGTCGTGCAGCGTTGG ATGGTAG AAGGTATATATCGCATCTACTGGCCTCTCATTTATACCTCTTTTGACGTAGAAGCCATAATGAAAAATGTGATAGTTGGTAG GCTGTACGTTCACGGAATGCTGAGTAGCGAGAAACAGGATGACCC GCTGATGCGTATGGATAGTGCACAGGAA CTTACTTATCTGGTAGAAAGGAGGGGCGTGCCGCCGGAACTAAACGCATACTATGTCAATAGGAG GCGGTACGTGTCCAAGTGTGAATTTGGACACCTCGAGCGAGAGCTAATGGAGTTTGGGTTGCTGGGTACGAGTAGTTGGTACGTGGTTCGTGACTTTGTTGCCGAGTTTGGGTTGGGGGAGGAGGTGCTAACTGTCGAATCTCAGGAGGTAC ccggtgcgtatggggctggtgtcgagcatggatatgcactgaccacacactgcgtgctgttcggtatatcaggatgtgcgtatggggctggtgtcgagcatggatatgcactgaccacacactgcgtgctgttcggtatatcagtgggtgcgtatggggctggtgccgaggatggatatgcactgaccacacactgcgtgctgttcggtatatcagcaggtgcgtatggggctggtgtcgaggatggatatgcactgaccacacactgcgtgctgttcggtatattagccggtgcgtatggggctggtgtcgagcatggatatgcactgaccacgcactgcgtgctgttcggtatattagccggtgcgtatggggctggtgtcgaggatggatatgcactgaccacacagtgcgtgctgttcggtatattagcttgtgcgtatggggctggtgccgaggatggatatgcactgaccacacactgcgtgctgttcggtatatcaggatgtgcgtatggggctggtgtcgagcatggatatgcactgaccacacactgcgtgctgttcggtatatcagtgggtgcgtatggggctggtgtcgagcatggatatgcactgaccacacactgcgtgctgttcggtatatcagtgggtgcgtatggggctggtgtcgagcatggatatgcactgaccacacactgcgtgctgttcggtatattagtcggtgcgtatggggctggtgtcgaggatggatatgcactgaccacacactgcgtgctgttcggtatatcagtgggtgcgtatggggctggtgtcgagcatggatatgcactgaccacacactgcgtgctgttcggtatatcagtgggtgcgtatggggctggtgtcgagcatggatatgcactgaccacacactgcgtgctgttcggtatatcaggaggtgcgtatggggctggtgtcgaggatggatatgcactgaccacacactgcgtgctgttcggtatattagtcggtgcgtatggggctggtgtcgaggatggatatgcactgaccacacactgcgtgctgttcggtatattagtcggtgcgtatggggctggtgtcgaggatggatatgcactgaccacacactgcgtgctgttcggtatatcagtgggtgcgtatggggctggtgtcgagcatggatatgcactgaccacacactgcgtgctgttcggtatatcaggatgtgcgtatggggctggtgtcgagcatggatatgcactgaccacacactgcgtgctgttcggtatatcagtgggtgcgtatggggctggtgccgaggatggatatgcactgaccacatactgcgtgctgttcggtatattagccggtgcgtatggggctggtgtcgagcatggatatgcactgaccacacactgcgtgctgttcggtatattagccggtgcgtatggggctggtgtcgagcatggatatgcactgaccacacactgcgtgctgttcggtatattagccggtgcgtatggggctggtgtcgagcatggatatgcactgaccacacactgcgtgctgttcggtatattagcttgtgcgtatggggctggtgtcgagcatggatatgcactgaccacacactgcgtgctgttcggtatattagaaggtgcgtatggggctggtgtcgaggatggatatgcactgaccacgcactgcgtgctgttcggtatatcaggaggtgcgtatggggctggtgccgaggatggatatgcactgaccacacactgcgtgctgttcggtatattagccggtgcgtatggggctggtgtcgagcatggatatgcactgaccacacactgcgtgctgttcggtatattagcttgtgcgtatggggctggtgccgaggatggatatgcactgaccacacactgcgtgctgttcggtatatcaggatgtgcgtatggggctggtgtcgaggatggatatgcactgaccacacactgcgtgctgttcggtatattagccggtgcgtatggggctggtgtcgagcatggatatgcactgaccacacactgcgtgctgttcggtatattagcttgtgcgtatggggctggtgtcgaggatggatatgcactgaccacacactgcgtgctgttcggtatatcagtgggtgcgtatggagctggtgtcgaggatggatatgcactgaccacgcactgcgtgctgttcggtatatcaggaggtgcgtatggggctggtgtcgaagATGCATATGCACTGACGACCCACTGTACTGTTCGGCACCTCAGTGGGTATGTGGAATATGACCATGCATTCCACAAGCTTATGGGTAAACATTTGGCATCTAAGATG GAGGTGCGTACATTTCTCACTGTTTGTACAAATGCTTGCTGA
- a CDS encoding NAD(P)H-binding family protein, whose protein sequence is MTRLLILGATGEMGIILTRKALEAGHIVTVYVRNPAKLPEDIASHESIIVVKGELTDEDSLRHAIRHTHAILSNLGPGTTPSHFPGAHPSNLPLSKAYSLILRIMKEPEVECKRIILLGTVSIPDPNDKRDLAIWTLVQGIKLTAYDAYADEVAIGETVRREGDGIEWTIVRVPLLTRSENEAVSLGMSVLPSWALCKAWRSVALPILYRSIRLACATNDPSWSQFTCFPVMTIKYYLEEFTEQVLDETDSASRIPSYAHRLRIDMELKQEDVEVFITAISKMKNLDHVAWTVSGMNEVYWYRTLERLS, encoded by the exons ATGACTAGGCTTTTAATTCTGGGAGCGACGGGAGAGATGGGGATCATCTTGACCCGCAAAGCTCTGGAAGCCGGACACATTGTTACAGTCTACGTCAGGAACCCAGCCAAATTACCAGAGG ACATAGCATCCCACGAGTCGATCATTGTAGTTAAAGGAGAACTAACAGACGAAGATTCTCTACGTCACGCGATCCGACACACCCATGCCATTCTGTCCAACCTCGGGCCTGGCACTACGCCCTCGCACTTTCCAGGCGCACACCCTTCAAATCTACCACTCTCCAAAGCCTACTCGCTCATCCTGCGAATCATGAAAGAACCAGAGGTAGAGTGCAAGCGGATCATATTACTGGGCACAGTCTCGATTCCGGACCCGAACGATAAACGGGACTTGGCAATATGGACCCTTGTCCAGGGCATCAAGCTGACCGCGTACGACGCCTATGCGGACGAAGTGGCGATCGGAGAAACCGTGCGAAGAGAGGGGGACGGAATCGAATGGACCATCGTGCGAGTTCCGTTGTTGACCCGGTCCGAGAACGAGGCTGTGTCGCTGGGTATGTCGGTGCTCCCAAGTTGGGCAC TTTGTAAAGCCTGGAGATCTGTCGCGCTCCCTATCCTTTACCGATCCATCCGTCTAGCCTGTGCTACCAatgaccctagttggtctcAGTTTACGTGTTTTCCGGTCATGACGATCAAATATTACCTGGAAGAATTCACAGAACAAGTTCTCGATGAAACAGATAGCGCATCTCGAATTCCAAGTTATGCGCACCGTCTGAGGATTGACATGGAGCTGAAACAAGAGGACGTAGAAGTATTCATAACTGCGATATCCAAAATGAAGAATCTCGACCATGTTGCTTGGACCGTCTCGGGTATGAATGAGGTCTACTGGTACCGTACTTTAGAGCGGCTGTCCTAG
- a CDS encoding ATP(GTP)-binding protein Fet5: MLIAWQVGKMSSTEESAAPAAGPSATPKKPITIITIGMAGSGKTTFVQRITSYLRSTASSTTDAPRPPYVINLDPAVANVPFEANIDIRDTVDYKEVMKQSQRRYSHFSQLVHDQVRSSSVASREEVSEVDYIVLDTPGQIEIFTWSASGAILTDAMAAAGPACLAYIIDTPRQVPHFTLSKTRTLMGVIFYSILYKTRLPFIIVFNKTDVTPHEFAVEWMSDFEAFQAALASREHRDADGEPTYMSSLMNSMSLVLDEFYRHLKPVGVSSATGAGVKDFFKAVDEAREEYEKNYKPELEKLKKERDDKLAATKQDSVDRLMKDLAVDKERAQSSNPHWTGRENPYLDKWADAGEDDDDEPVINFRGGSRLRAGISRSRDDGEIDDDENREYDVDEEDDIVDRDDDVDTGMRENLKRASRGQQGGVRWPRPG; the protein is encoded by the exons ATGCTGATAGCTTGGCAAGTCGGCAAGATGTCGAGCACGGAAGAGTCAGCAGCCCCTGCAGCGGGTCCCTCGGCGACTCCCAAAAAGCCCATCACGATTATTACTATTGGAATGGCAGGGTCTGGGAAGACAACGTTTGTCCAGCGAATCACCTCGTATCTTCGCTCTACCGCCTCGTCCACAACAGATGCTCCCCGCCCACCCTATGTCATTAATCTCGACCCAGCCGTAGCCAACGTTCCATTCGAGGCTAACATTGATATTCGAGACACCGTGGATTACAAAGAAGTCATGAAACA GTCCCAACGGCGGTATTCTCACTTCTCTCAACTTGTTCACGACCAAGTTCGATCAAGTTCTGTCGCTAGTCGAGAAGAGGTCTCGGAAGTCGA CTATATCGTCCTCGACACACCTGGGCAAATTGAAATTTTTACTTGGTCGGCTTCGGGTGCCATATTGACCGACGCGATGGCTGCAGCAGGTCCTGCGTGCTTGGCCTATATCATCGATACACCCCG GCAAGTCCCACATTTCACCCTATCCAAAACACGTACACTCATGGGGGTGATATTTTACAGTATTTTATACAAGACAAGGCTACCCTTTATCATCGTATTCAACAAGACAGACGTCACGCCGCACGAGTTTGCAGTAGAATGGATGTCCGACTTTGAAG CTTTTCAAGCTGCCTTGGCCTCGCGCGAGCACCGAGATGCGGATGGGGAGCCTACGTATATGAGCAGTCTTATGAACAGCATGTCTCTTGTTTTGGATGAATTTTATCGCCACTTGAAG CCTGTAGGAGTTTCGTCGGCTACTGGGGCTGGAGTAAAAGACTTCTTCAAGGCTGTGGATGAGGCGAGGGAGGAATACGAAAA GAACTATAAACCCGAACTGGAGAAACTCAAAAAGGAACGA GACGACAAACTCGCAGCGACCAAACAAGACTCGGTCGACCGATTGATGAAGGACCTCGCTGTGGACAAGGAACGGGCACAGAGTTCAAACCCCCATTGGACCGGACGCGAGAACCCGTATCTTGACAAGTGGGCCGATGCAGGCGaagatgacgatgacgagcCTGTGATCAATTTCCGGGGCGGTTCGAGGCTGAGAGCTGGGATCAGTAGGTCCCGGGACGACGGTGAGATTGACGACGATGAAAATAGGGAATATGATGTGGACGAAGAAGATGATATTGTTGATCGAG ATGATGACGTCGATACTGGAATGCGAGAAAACCTGAAGCGGGCGAGTCGAGGGCAGCAGGGTGGTGTGAGATGGCCGAGGCCTGGTTAG
- a CDS encoding SET domain-containing protein yields MARQGQSDIEIADETFKECWDQFQNWAARHISETLRFDQLANLDDEDEEELDESLFQASLQSGTAHKVGQELRALYYDPVEIDLEDELLEPTVGPSPSSALWMNRFTTKTIPQYSSFSHLRQQNYIRGDIWVQTRTGERIRVATGDDEEIEVQVQAQIEDEKKKRGKGKGKGKKNDDKEPEPEPPVMVNEGRMDPVDARRRIRKQKLVNLGAGDNPANNQESMPFIPPEMKRRNAKNIMLSYEASFLDIEAWQHFAVGWTMMRILLEQKLSVDYFEAQEADNRRGRGPQTPRWRKPTVSAHKLLLSFKRLKRARCGNNCFSFSFGTSEGDSSLDIIELESEPDARVQADADKYILLQFFRLKLTGVRPRSLDIIELESEPDARVQADIETIWRVDPDAMPCDVAELSWDKVTCRQAYDIRNRLYSDLSEPEPDEDHPEFEERRGGGSIRKHTPHLKNAITLDLATRTLTALAMLQTDIAFGTASVTPRTVKIVFSKPPGTDTLRAGKQRRRGCDCKADSKTDTCRTEGRNGCKCYNAEWSVTQIFVRGAKLDGGPCMNVGILMKQWKQTVVKPSQYGNGLFLVGNVVKNTLISDYTGDICLPRTALRRSLVADATHRNYLFDIPNYSLVIWNGNELFLHYGSRYWNSEMPGGEPGAADPGEQDSDELGSEVDELYDESKIPNKRSSMKQKKAQIHPLIYEDMDDFDIFDEPKKLNYMPYRQYLRHMS; encoded by the exons ATGGCGCGCCAAGGGCAGTCGGACATTGAGATAGCCGATGAAACATTCAAAGAATGCTGGGATCAATTTCAAAACTGGGCGGCCCGTCACATTTCAGAGACGTTACGTTTTGACCAGCTCGCCAATCTCgatgacgaagacgaggaggaactCGACGAGAGTTTGTTCCAAGCTAGTCTCCAGAGTGGTACAGCTCATAAAGTAGGACAAGAGCTTCGGGCTTTGTATTATGATCCCGTGGAAATCGATCTAGAAGACGAGCTTCTCGAACCGACGGTTGGGCCTTCTCCTAGCTCTGCCCTTTGGATGAACAGGTTTACGACAAAAACAATTCCTCAGTATAGCAGCTTCTCGCACTTGCGTCAACAAAACTACATTCGTGGTGACATCTGGGTTCAGACTCGCACCGGAGAACGAATCAGAGTGGCTACTGGTGATGATGAAGAGATTGAAGTCCAAGTTCAAGCTCAGATCGAGGAtgagaagaagaaaaggGGGAAGGGTAAGGGTAAAGGGAAGAAGAATGACGATAAAGAGCCAGAACCAGAGCCTCCGGTCATGGTTAATGAAGGGCGAATGGACCCTGTGGACGCACGGCGAAGGATTCGAAAGCAGAAGCTAGTTAACCTTGGGGCGGGCGACAATCCGGCCAACAACCAAGAGTCGATGCCCTTTATACCACCGGAAATGAAACGCCGGAACGCGAAGAATATAATGCTGAGTTATGAAGCATCCTTTCTGGATATTGAAGCCTGGCAACATTTCGCCGTTGGTTGGACAATGATG AGGATATTATTGGAGCAGAAACTATCCGTCGACTATT TTGAAGCTCAAGAAGCTGACAATCGCCGAGGCCGTGGCCCTCAGACTCCTCGATGGAGAAAGCCGACCGTGTCGGCACACAAGCTCTTGCTCAGTTTTAAACGATTGAAAAGGGCACGATGCGGAAACAACTGtttctccttttctttcGGAACTTCTGAAGGCGATTCG AGCCTTGATATAATCGAGCTGGAATCCGAGCCGGACGCACGGGTACAAGCCGATGCCGACAAGTACATCCTCTTGCAATTTTTCCGGCTTAAATTAACGGGTGTTAGGCCTAGG AGCCTTGATATAATCGAGCTGGAATCCGAGCCGGACGCACGGGTACAAGCCGATATCGAGACTATATGGAGGGTCGATCCGGACGCAATGCCTTGTGATGTAGCAGAATTAAGCTGGGACAAGGTTACCTGCCGACAA GCCTACGATATTCGAAATAGACTATATAGCGATTTATCAGAGCCCGAGCCGGACGAGGATCATCCTGAATTTGAGGAaagaaggggaggaggatCAATCA GGAAGCATACCCCGC ACTTGAAGAATGCGATCACCCTGGACCTTGCTACAAGAACCCTCACTGCTCTTGCTATGCTTCAAACCGACATTGCATTCGGGACTGCAAGTGTGACACCAAGAACTGTAAAGATAGTTTTCTCAAAGCCTCCCGGTACTGATACCTTGAGGGCAGGCAAACAGCGTCGCAGAGGGTGTGATTGCAAAGCAGACTCGAAAACAGATACATGTAGAACTGAGGGCCGTAATGGGTGCAAATGCTATAACGCGGAATGGAGTGTGACCCAGATCTTTGTACGGGGTGCAAAGCTCG ATGGAGGGCCGTGTATGAACGTTGGGATCCTGATGAAGCAATGGAAG CAAACTGTTGTCAAGCCCAGTCAATACGGCAATGGCCTGTTCCTCGTTGGCAACGTAGTCAAAAACACTCTCATCTCCG ACTACACGGGCGACATTTGCCTTCCGCGAACTGCTCTTCGAAGAAG TCTAGTTGCTGATGCGACGCACCGGAATTACCTATTCGATATTCCAAACTACTCG CTGGTCATTTGGAACGGCAACGAGCTATTCTTGCACTATGGTAGCAGATACTGGAACTCTGAAATGCCTGGAGGGGAACCTGGAGCTGCTGACCCAGGAGAGCAAGATTCCGATGAGCTCGGATCAGAAGTTGATGAATTGTATGACGAATCGAAGATACCGAACAAGAGGTCGAGTATGAAGCAGAAGAAAGCTCAGATTCATCCGCTGATTTATGAAGACATGGATGATTTTGACATCTTTGACGAACCAAAAAAATTAAACTACATGCCCTACCGCCAGTACTTGCGACACATGAGCTAA